Proteins from a single region of Strix uralensis isolate ZFMK-TIS-50842 chromosome 31, bStrUra1, whole genome shotgun sequence:
- the LOC141936123 gene encoding olfactory receptor 14A16-like: protein MSNSSSITEFLLLAFADTRELQLLHFWLFLGIYLAALLGNGLIITTIACDHHLHTPMYFFLLNPSLLDLGSISTTLPKAMDNSLWDNRGISYLGCAAQVFFFPFLISAEFSLLTIMSYDRYVAICKPLHYETLLGSRACVRMAAAAWGTGFLWAVLHTANTFSLPLCQGNILDQFFCEIPQILKLSCSHSYLREVGLLVVTACLAFGCFVFIVVSYGQIFRVVLRIPSEQGRHKAFSTCLPHLAVVSLFISTAMFAYLKPPSISSPSLDLVVSFLYSVVPPAVNPLIYSMRNQEIKDALKKLITKCYSEAINCSSSL, encoded by the coding sequence atgtccaacagcagctccatcactgagttcctcctcctggcattcgcagacacacgggagctgcagctcttgcacttctggctcttcctgggcatctacctggctgccctcctgggcaacggcctcatcatcaccaccatcgcctgtgaccaccacctgcacacccccatgtacttcttcctcctcaacccctccctcctcgacctgggctccatctccaccactctccccaaagccatggacaattccctctgggacaacaggggcatctcctacttgggatgtgctgcccaggtctttttctttcccttcttgatctcagcagagttttctctcctcaccatcatgtcctacgaccgttacgttgccatctgcaaacccctgcactacgagaccctcctgggcagcagagcttgtgtccgcatggcagcagctgcctggggcactgggtttctctgggctgtgctgcacacggccaacacattttcattacctCTCTGCCAAGGCAACatcctggaccagttcttctgtgaaatcccccagatcctcaagctctcctgctcacactcctacctcagggaagttgggcttcttGTGGTCACTGCCTGTTTAgcatttggatgttttgttttcattgtggtgtcctatgggcagatcttcagggtggtgctgaggatcccctctgagcagggacggcacaaagccttttccacgtgcctccctcacctggctgtagTCTCACTGTTTATCAGCACTGccatgtttgcctacctgaaacccccctccatctcctccccatccctggacctggtggtgtcatttctgtactcggtggttcctccagcagtgaaccccctcatctacagcatgaggaaccaggagatcaaggatgccctgaagaAACTGATAACTAAATGTTATTCTGAAGCAATAAATTGCTCATcttctttgtaa